The proteins below are encoded in one region of Doryrhamphus excisus isolate RoL2022-K1 chromosome 4, RoL_Dexc_1.0, whole genome shotgun sequence:
- the ccdc157 gene encoding coiled-coil domain-containing protein 157 isoform X4 produces MSQFLGRRDCIESLQKDLADIQVAILDVLSTTDQVCFYSWKFPHKTSSNLDLELEQYDYMDGEHEFNQHSHVVLLELVIDRLLLLLQASSAFVEQLNTNKKQQQHHEKDSMSIGLVVKKYWRHLVECANMKLVCMENEFKTDMLDCDECATSISSQTHLRNDSSIHDFSAWSSTSSIKFLPEDEAPSSIIHSVHDNLQVDTCYGNSQTVESASSPCSSCHEVQFTIKKTGNALVELLRGEGLPSSLQQLLVAVEDTMDMGQMSSSDVAQWANEQLRDMRRLAKHVQDVRNTVDPLTDKLAAAKAEQDKLRHDMESAEKELKGEEEKHKSTVLQMELLLKQAQATTKETEERLSEEYQQLRTEYSSLKKCNSSLQEKITIQQDGLQSLVCERNALQEKLKMLHIDRKVCSELQQRIQQLESQISVTELLLEKEKAKYHSACHHQESMETKQTSLLQRLHAVDEECEDLQRQLGQREESELNLHNQLQQMSEDNEQLQGIRSQLQSEKQALETHLDGFKATVTDLKERVKSFQERERLLVAFPELSPLAHTQPQSTGNVLLDMEQQRQANSIRIRILEKENATLHSSLVKLRERAQDNAVKDSSPLQTCSHSLASTLVEKPHHLTQMLSSPFVSATV; encoded by the exons atgtcTCAGTTTCTAGGTCGCCGGGACTGTATAGAAAGTCTCCAGAAAGATCTCGCCGACATCCAAGTTGCCATTCTGGACGTACTTTCAACAACAGATCAGGTGTGCTTTTACTCGTGGAAATTCCCGCACAAAACGTCGAGTAATCTGGATTTGGAGCTGGAGCAATATGATTATATGGACGGAGAGCACGAATTTAACCAGCACTCTCACGTCGTTTTACTCGAGCTGGTGATAGACAG ATTATTACTTCTTCTTCAAGCCTCCAGTGCGTTTGTTGAGCAACTGAACACAAACAAGAAGCAGCAACAACACCATGAGAAAGACAGCATGTCAATTGGTCTTGTTGTCAAAAAATACTGGAGACATTTAGTTGAGTGTGCAAACATGAAG ctgGTGTGCATGGAAAATGAGTTTAAAACAGATATGTTGGATTGTGATGAATGTGCAACTTCCATCTCGTCACAAACGCACTTACGGAATGACAGCAGCATCCATGACTTCTCTGCCTGGTCTTCAACAAGCTCCATCAAGTTTTTGCCAGAGGACGAAGCACCCTCTAGCATTATTCACAGCGTCCACGACAATCTCCAAGTGGACACCTGCTATGGAAACTCCCAGACTGTTGAATCAGCCTCTTCTCCCTGCAGTTCATGTCATGAAGTGCAGTTTACTATTAAAAAGACAGGAAATGCATTGGTAGAACTTCTTCGAGGTGAGGGCCTGCCATCCTCTTTACAGCAACTCTTAGTTGCTGTGGAGGACACCATGGACATGGGGCAAATGTCATCAAGTGATGTTGCTCAGTGGGCCAACGAGCAGCTGAGAGATATGCGACGACTTGCAAAACATGTACAGGATGTCCGAAATACAGTAGATCCTCTTACAGACAAACTAGCAGCGGCAAAAGCAGAGCAGGACAAATTACGACATGACATGGAAAGTGCAGAAAAGGAACTAAAGGGAGAAGAGGAAAAACATAAATCCACAGTTCTTCAGATGGAACTTTTGTTGAAGCAAGCACAGGCGACCACGAAAGAAACAGAGGAAAGGTTATCAGAGGAGTATCAGCAACTTAGGACAG aatattcATCCCTGAAGAAATGCAATTCCAGTCTGcaagaaaaaataacaatacagcaaGATGGACTGCAATCTCTTG TGTGTGAAAGAAATGCTCTCCAGGAGAAATTAAAGATGTTGCACATAGACAGAAAGGTATGTTCAGAACTACAGCAGAGGATCCAGCAGTTAGAAAGTCAAATCTCTGTAACTGAACTACTCCTGGAGAAAGAGAAGGCCAAATACCACAGTGCATGTCATCACCAGGAG tcaATGGAAACAAAGCAAACATCTTTGCTGCAGAGACTTCATGCTGTCGATGAAGAATGCGAGGACCTGCAGAGGCAGTTGGGACAGAGGGAGGAAAGTGAGCTCAACCTCCACAATCAACTTCAACAGATGTCAGAGGATAATGAACAACTTCAG GGTATTCGTTCACAGCTCCAAAGTGAGAAGCAGGCACTAGAAACACACTTAGACGGGTTCAAAGCCACTGTGACGGACCTGAAGGAACGTGTGAAATCCTTTCAGGAGAGGGAGAGGTTGCTGGTGGCTTTCCCTGAGCTCAGCCCCCTGGCTCACACCCAACCACAGA GTACAGGGAACGTGCTTTTGGATATGGAGCAACAGAGACAGGCAAACAGCATACGCATTCGAATCCTAGAGAAGGAGAATGCTACTCTTCACAGCAGCCTGGTGAAATTGAGGGAGAGAGCACAAGACAATGCTGTTAAG GACAGCTCACCTCTGCAGACATGTAGCCACTCTTTGGCTAGCACACTCGTGGAAAAACCACACCACCTTACACAGATGCTAAGTAGTCCATT CGTTTCTGCTACTGTTTGA